The following coding sequences lie in one Flavobacterium sp. 20NA77.7 genomic window:
- a CDS encoding efflux RND transporter periplasmic adaptor subunit produces MKKIALTLTALVVLSCGQKSTDDLIKDKNKTELTKRKTELQAELTKINAALAGDKTAETETLVSLITLKDTVFNHYLEIQGSVDTKENILIQPEFSGTLVTLNVKAGQRVAKGQVLGKIDDAGMGQQLASIENQYALAKTTFERQKNLWDKKIGSEIQYLQAQTQMISAQKAVAQMRAQVAKTIIRAPFSGTIDEVFVERGQVVAPNPQGLMRIVNLANMYVETTVPEAYIGKLKPGTLVDVYLTSLGKTYKGKVRQVGNFINPNNRSFGIEVSLPNPDNLLRPNQVAKLKIIDYTVKNAIVVPTNVVQEDAAHNKFVFVATQVNGAKAVAKKVVVKVGKSSDNVTEIISGLAVNDKIITEGATSIADGMKLNF; encoded by the coding sequence ATGAAAAAAATAGCTTTAACCTTAACTGCTTTAGTTGTCTTGTCTTGTGGTCAAAAATCTACAGATGATTTGATAAAAGATAAGAATAAAACAGAATTAACTAAAAGAAAGACTGAGCTTCAAGCTGAGTTAACAAAAATTAATGCTGCCTTAGCAGGAGATAAAACTGCTGAAACCGAAACATTAGTTTCTTTAATTACACTTAAAGATACTGTTTTCAACCATTATTTAGAAATTCAAGGAAGTGTTGATACAAAAGAAAATATCTTAATTCAACCCGAATTTAGCGGCACATTAGTAACTCTAAATGTAAAAGCAGGTCAACGAGTTGCAAAAGGTCAAGTTTTAGGAAAAATTGATGATGCAGGAATGGGACAACAATTAGCTAGCATTGAAAATCAATATGCACTGGCTAAAACAACTTTTGAAAGACAAAAAAATCTTTGGGATAAAAAAATTGGTTCTGAGATTCAATATTTACAAGCTCAAACACAAATGATATCGGCTCAAAAAGCTGTAGCACAAATGAGAGCTCAAGTTGCAAAAACGATAATTCGTGCCCCTTTTTCAGGAACAATTGATGAGGTTTTTGTAGAAAGAGGTCAGGTAGTTGCTCCTAATCCACAAGGATTAATGCGCATTGTAAATTTAGCAAATATGTATGTTGAAACAACAGTTCCTGAAGCCTATATCGGAAAATTAAAACCGGGCACATTGGTAGATGTATATTTAACATCATTAGGAAAAACGTATAAAGGAAAAGTACGCCAAGTAGGAAATTTTATTAATCCTAATAACAGAAGTTTTGGCATTGAGGTAAGTTTACCAAACCCAGATAATTTATTACGACCAAATCAAGTCGCAAAACTTAAAATTATTGATTATACGGTTAAAAATGCTATCGTTGTTCCTACAAACGTAGTACAAGAAGACGCGGCTCATAATAAGTTTGTTTTTGTAGCTACACAAGTAAATGGTGCTAAAGCAGTGGCTAAAAAAGTTGTAGTAAAAGTAGGTAAATCATCAGATAATGTAACCGAAATTATAAGTGGATTAGCTGTAAATGATAAAATAATTACCGAGGGAGCTACAAGTATTGCAGATGGAATGAAACTTAATTTCTAA
- a CDS encoding TetR/AcrR family transcriptional regulator, whose translation MKDQILIKATDMFLTLGFKSVTMDDIATEMGISKKTIYQHYNTKDQLVEESTMHLFDTISSGIDTIFALGHNPIEELFVIKDFVMKNLKNESTSPIYQLQKYYPKIHKTLMLKQFDKMGDCIVVNLEKGIAQGFFRKEINTALIARFYFAGMTSLKDTEIFNIELFSSNEIQLIYLEYHLRGICTEKGIKELEKHLKKNN comes from the coding sequence ATGAAAGACCAAATTCTAATTAAAGCAACTGATATGTTTTTAACACTTGGATTCAAGAGTGTTACCATGGATGATATTGCGACAGAAATGGGTATTTCAAAAAAAACGATTTATCAGCATTACAATACCAAAGACCAATTAGTGGAAGAATCTACCATGCATTTGTTTGACACTATTTCCAGTGGTATTGATACAATTTTTGCTTTAGGTCATAATCCTATTGAAGAATTATTTGTAATCAAGGATTTTGTAATGAAAAATTTAAAAAACGAAAGTACATCCCCTATATATCAACTTCAGAAGTATTATCCAAAAATTCATAAGACGTTGATGTTAAAACAATTTGATAAAATGGGCGATTGTATTGTTGTAAATCTAGAAAAAGGAATAGCCCAAGGGTTTTTTAGAAAAGAAATCAATACAGCATTGATTGCTCGTTTTTATTTTGCGGGCATGACTAGTTTAAAGGATACAGAAATTTTTAATATAGAACTTTTTTCGTCAAATGAAATTCAATTGATTTATTTAGAATATCATTTAAGAGGAATTTGTACAGAAAAAGGAATAAAAGAATTAGAGAAACATTTAAAAAAGAATAATTGA
- a CDS encoding TolC family protein, whose product MRKLTLITCLTISYGLFAQERVNSFAFSLKEAIDYAQKNNYSVVNASKDLEIAKKKKWETTTMGLPQISGSVSYLKTFEFQKQGVAANTFNPAAPADEIIGIAFGTKHNAITSVSLNQLIFDGSYLVGLQSAKTYLKISENAIVKTNQEIKEIVINSYGNVLFAEENISVLNKNKAILEKILSDTKQIYKNGLIEEESVEQLQITLNSLNSALDNVTKQKQIALNMLKLIVGIDLENDLKLTDKLDDLTQQNIDLNLLSQTFEVEKNIDFQIGKNIEQSKLLLVKLEKSKALPSLGAQINFGYNTFSNQFNIMNSSQKWYNFSNVGLGLNVPVFSSFGRTARTQQAKIELEKAKVQVTETAQKLKLQYQKAKSDYEYCIQKYAIAQANLKLAERIEAKQEIKFREGLSTSFDFADAQKQLYTAQQELLQAMLDVINKRAILEKLIN is encoded by the coding sequence ATGAGAAAATTAACTTTGATAACCTGTTTGACAATTAGTTATGGTCTTTTTGCACAAGAAAGAGTAAATTCATTTGCTTTTTCGTTAAAAGAGGCTATTGATTATGCGCAAAAAAATAATTATAGCGTTGTAAATGCTTCAAAAGATTTAGAAATTGCAAAAAAGAAAAAATGGGAAACAACTACTATGGGCTTGCCTCAAATTTCGGGGTCGGTTTCTTATTTAAAAACGTTTGAGTTTCAAAAACAAGGGGTAGCAGCAAATACGTTTAATCCGGCGGCACCAGCAGATGAAATTATTGGAATAGCATTTGGAACAAAGCACAATGCGATTACATCGGTAAGCTTAAATCAATTAATATTTGACGGCTCTTATTTGGTTGGGTTACAATCAGCAAAAACGTATTTAAAAATATCTGAAAATGCCATCGTAAAAACAAACCAAGAAATAAAAGAAATTGTCATCAATTCTTATGGGAATGTATTATTTGCAGAAGAAAATATTTCCGTTTTGAATAAAAATAAAGCAATCTTGGAAAAGATTCTTTCAGATACCAAGCAAATTTATAAAAACGGATTGATAGAAGAAGAAAGTGTAGAGCAATTACAAATTACCTTAAATTCTTTAAATAGTGCATTAGATAATGTTACCAAACAAAAACAGATTGCACTTAATATGTTGAAATTAATTGTAGGTATTGATTTGGAAAACGATTTGAAACTAACAGATAAATTAGACGATTTAACCCAACAAAACATTGATTTAAATTTATTATCACAAACATTTGAAGTTGAAAAAAATATTGATTTTCAAATAGGTAAAAATATTGAACAAAGTAAACTGTTATTAGTTAAATTAGAAAAAAGTAAAGCATTACCTTCACTTGGTGCACAAATAAATTTTGGATACAACACATTTTCTAATCAATTCAACATTATGAATTCTAGCCAAAAATGGTATAATTTTTCAAATGTTGGTTTAGGATTAAATGTGCCTGTTTTTAGTAGCTTTGGACGAACAGCCCGAACGCAACAAGCCAAAATTGAATTAGAAAAAGCCAAAGTTCAAGTAACAGAAACAGCTCAAAAACTAAAATTACAATACCAAAAAGCAAAAAGTGATTATGAGTATTGTATTCAAAAATATGCTATTGCACAGGCTAATTTAAAACTTGCTGAACGAATTGAGGCTAAACAAGAAATTAAATTTAGAGAAGGTTTGTCTACAAGTTTTGATTTTGCAGACGCTCAAAAACAATTATACACAGCACAACAAGAACTTTTACAAGCGATGCTTGATGTGATAAATAAAAGAGCAATATTAGAAAAATTAATAAATTAA
- a CDS encoding efflux RND transporter permease subunit: protein MSHKNKEFGISSWAVDNRVTVYILTLLIVITGVIAYVTMPREDFPEIIENKIYISSIFPGNSAEDVEKLIIKPLEKEIKNISGVEKITSSSFQDYGMIIVEFADKVGIEEAKTKIKDKVDIKKADSDWPNLDNGSKVEPSVFELNISEEVPILNINLKGNYTTQQLKKYGELLQDDIEEIPEVKKVDILGVDDKEVEIAVDIFKMTAAKVSFDEIQNAVKYENMTLSGGNLISQGSRNNIRIVGEIKDPKELENVIVKSFGGTVYLKDIASIRFKEKEKTTYAREKGQEVVMLNVKKRSNQNMISAIEQVKEKLEKAKASYLPSNLIIELSNDQSSRVEHQVDELSNHIIFGIVLVMIVLMFTMGLRNSLFVGAAIPLSMLMAFTILNAFGLTLNTMVLFGLVMGLGMLVDDGIVVVDNVFANMKKGMDKVSASKIGIGEIAWPVISSTATTLMAFLPFALWPGTMGKFMKYFPITLTVTLTASLFVAMVVNAAMTGGSMDTEDRNVSNKSAKLYTIIFSVVGIVFVLLGHLTDSTFAKAIGHLAIISLGLMWLYKIKLYQWTQDFQHNFFPKMEDKYKNFLAKILTGKRAWLALVTIIGMLFFSFMLLGIFPRKVLFFPDNIPNQVITYIEYPQGTDIEKTNKATLFVEKQVISILDKYVDKKTNKNYLAESIVSQVGVGAGNPNVDAGSASETPYKGKVTVNFSEFKFRQGVNTSDVLDEIRAKVKGIAGAKVTVEKDANGPPAGYPISIQLTGSDYQEMLVEADKMIAFINSKNISGIERLSVDVNKDSPELEVKVDRVSAGSLGVSTGQLGFNLRRSVYGQEISTYKEGDDDYNITMRMQDDQRKNEDVLFNQSLTFRNQNNGQMMQVPISAVSETKKTTTYNQIKRKNQKRIMTIYSNVLTGYNGDEITKQIGEELKAYEFPKSISYSFSGVQEEQGKNQSFLMYALFLALAGITIIIVLQFNSVSKTMVILFTVLLSFSGVFYGYVIANMDFVILMTMMGIISLAGIVVKNGIVLMDFFVLLLDKKVADNNLQSHDDLSLEEIKEIIIESGKSRLRPVLLTALTAVLGLIPLAIGLNFDFFSLVTELNPHLYMGGDNVIFWGPLAWTIIFGLTYATVLTLVMVPVMFYLVKRVKYWLRDRKTTDIMA, encoded by the coding sequence ATGTCACACAAAAATAAAGAATTCGGAATATCAAGTTGGGCTGTAGATAATAGAGTTACAGTGTATATCTTGACGCTACTTATTGTTATTACAGGAGTAATAGCCTATGTTACCATGCCTCGTGAAGATTTTCCTGAAATAATTGAGAATAAAATTTATATTTCTTCAATTTTCCCTGGAAATTCTGCCGAAGACGTAGAAAAATTAATCATTAAACCATTAGAAAAAGAAATTAAAAATATTTCTGGAGTAGAGAAAATCACATCAAGTTCTTTTCAAGATTATGGAATGATAATTGTCGAGTTTGCTGATAAAGTTGGAATTGAAGAGGCTAAAACTAAAATTAAAGACAAAGTTGATATTAAAAAAGCAGATTCAGATTGGCCAAATTTAGACAATGGAAGTAAGGTAGAACCAAGTGTTTTCGAATTAAATATTTCGGAGGAAGTGCCAATTCTGAATATCAATTTGAAGGGTAATTATACCACACAGCAATTAAAAAAATATGGCGAATTATTGCAAGATGATATTGAAGAAATACCAGAAGTTAAAAAAGTTGATATTTTAGGTGTAGATGATAAAGAAGTAGAAATCGCTGTTGACATATTCAAAATGACGGCTGCAAAAGTTTCATTTGATGAAATTCAAAATGCGGTTAAATATGAAAATATGACGCTGTCGGGTGGAAATTTAATTTCGCAAGGCTCTAGAAATAATATTAGAATTGTTGGAGAAATTAAAGACCCAAAAGAATTAGAAAACGTTATTGTTAAATCATTTGGAGGGACGGTTTACTTAAAAGATATAGCATCTATCCGTTTTAAAGAAAAAGAAAAAACAACGTATGCGCGTGAAAAAGGTCAGGAAGTAGTGATGCTGAATGTAAAAAAACGTTCAAACCAAAATATGATTTCTGCTATTGAGCAAGTAAAAGAAAAGTTAGAAAAAGCAAAAGCCTCTTATTTACCATCAAACTTAATTATTGAACTTTCAAATGATCAATCTTCTCGTGTTGAGCATCAAGTAGACGAATTATCTAATCATATCATTTTTGGAATTGTATTAGTAATGATTGTCTTAATGTTTACCATGGGATTACGAAATTCGTTGTTTGTAGGAGCAGCTATTCCACTTTCAATGTTGATGGCATTTACAATATTAAATGCTTTTGGTTTAACCTTAAATACGATGGTTCTTTTTGGATTAGTTATGGGATTAGGTATGCTCGTAGATGATGGGATTGTAGTTGTAGATAATGTATTTGCTAATATGAAAAAAGGCATGGACAAAGTTTCAGCTTCTAAAATTGGTATTGGTGAAATAGCTTGGCCTGTAATTTCTTCTACAGCCACCACCTTAATGGCATTTTTACCTTTTGCCTTATGGCCCGGAACAATGGGAAAATTTATGAAATATTTTCCAATAACCTTAACGGTAACACTAACCGCATCATTATTTGTGGCAATGGTTGTCAATGCAGCTATGACAGGTGGTTCTATGGATACTGAAGATAGAAATGTTTCAAATAAATCAGCCAAGTTATATACAATTATATTCAGTGTAGTTGGAATTGTATTTGTGCTATTAGGACATTTAACTGATTCTACTTTTGCAAAAGCAATTGGACATTTGGCTATTATTTCATTAGGATTAATGTGGTTATATAAAATCAAATTATACCAATGGACGCAAGATTTTCAGCATAACTTTTTCCCAAAAATGGAAGATAAGTATAAAAATTTCTTAGCTAAAATTTTAACAGGTAAAAGAGCTTGGTTGGCATTAGTAACTATCATTGGGATGTTGTTCTTCTCTTTTATGTTGTTAGGAATTTTCCCTAGAAAAGTCTTGTTTTTCCCAGATAATATTCCAAATCAGGTAATCACATATATTGAATATCCCCAAGGAACCGATATTGAAAAGACAAATAAAGCCACTCTATTTGTTGAAAAACAAGTGATTTCAATTTTAGATAAATATGTGGATAAAAAAACAAATAAAAATTATTTGGCAGAGTCTATTGTGTCTCAAGTAGGCGTAGGTGCTGGAAACCCAAATGTAGATGCTGGTTCGGCTTCAGAGACACCTTATAAAGGAAAAGTAACGGTTAATTTCTCTGAATTTAAATTTAGACAAGGCGTAAATACGTCTGATGTATTAGATGAAATTAGAGCAAAAGTTAAAGGAATTGCTGGAGCAAAAGTTACCGTAGAAAAAGATGCGAATGGACCGCCAGCAGGATACCCTATAAGTATTCAATTAACAGGTTCTGATTATCAAGAAATGCTAGTTGAAGCAGATAAAATGATTGCGTTTATCAATTCTAAAAATATTTCAGGCATTGAACGTTTAAGTGTGGATGTAAATAAAGATAGTCCCGAGTTAGAAGTAAAAGTAGATCGTGTAAGTGCGGGAAGTTTAGGTGTCTCAACAGGGCAATTAGGGTTTAATTTGCGTCGTTCTGTATATGGACAAGAAATTTCCACCTATAAAGAAGGTGATGACGATTACAACATTACCATGCGTATGCAAGATGACCAACGTAAAAATGAAGATGTATTGTTCAATCAATCTTTAACTTTCAGAAATCAAAATAATGGACAAATGATGCAAGTGCCTATTTCTGCGGTTTCAGAAACGAAAAAAACGACTACATATAACCAAATTAAAAGAAAAAACCAAAAACGCATCATGACAATTTATTCTAATGTGTTAACGGGTTATAATGGAGATGAAATTACCAAACAAATTGGGGAAGAATTGAAAGCGTATGAGTTTCCTAAATCAATAAGTTATTCGTTTTCTGGAGTGCAAGAAGAGCAAGGTAAAAATCAAAGTTTCTTGATGTATGCATTGTTTTTAGCATTAGCTGGGATTACCATTATTATTGTGCTTCAATTTAACTCTGTTTCAAAAACAATGGTAATCTTATTTACTGTATTATTAAGCTTTAGTGGGGTTTTCTATGGTTATGTAATTGCCAATATGGATTTCGTCATCTTAATGACTATGATGGGGATTATTTCGCTTGCGGGAATAGTGGTAAAAAATGGTATTGTATTAATGGACTTCTTTGTGTTGTTATTAGATAAAAAAGTAGCAGATAATAACTTACAAAGCCATGATGACTTATCTTTAGAAGAAATAAAAGAAATAATTATTGAATCTGGGAAATCTCGTTTAAGACCTGTTTTATTAACGGCATTAACTGCAGTGTTAGGGTTAATTCCCTTAGCTATAGGTTTGAACTTCGATTTCTTTTCATTAGTTACCGAATTAAATCCTCATTTATATATGGGTGGTGATAATGTAATTTTCTGGGGACCATTAGCTTGGACTATTATCTTTGGATTAACGTATGCTACGGTATTAACATTAGTTATGGTGCCTGTAATGTTTTACTTGGTGAAACGAGTAAAATATTGGCTACGAGATAGAAAAACAACTGATATTATGGCTTAA